From the Mesotoga prima MesG1.Ag.4.2 genome, the window CTCTGCTGAGGGGATAACTGTGGATCCTCATGCCCGTCGCTTTGAACAGCGCGTTATTAAGTGCCGGAGCCGGAGCGATCATCGAATGCTCTCCAACACCCCGGTTCCCGTAAGGAGAAATCTCTTCAGGTACCTCTTCCCAGAAAGACTCGATCTCTGTAGGAGCGTCCATTATCGTGGCGATTTTGTAGTCCGTGAAATCGGGATTGAGCAGTCTGCCACGCTCGTCATACGACAAGCCTTCCATAAGGCATGCAGAAAGACCCTGAACGGTACCGCCTTCTATTTGACCCTTAATGTTTATCGGGGTTATTGCCTTGCCGACATCGTAACCCGCGCAGACTTTGTTTACAAGTATCCTTCCTGTGCCGGGATCGACCTCAATATCTATCCCGACTGCGCCAAGGGTGAAATGGGCAACTACCTTTGAGGACTGCCCCGTATCGGGGTCGGGATAGATCAGATCCGGCGGTGTAAACGAACCGGTACCAATAATCGGGCCACCTTTCAAAATTCCGTCAGGCATTTTGAAACCATTCTGAACTCGTTCGTCTATCCTTTCACTCTTGCCAAGTTTGTGACACTTGACGACTCCGTACTCTATGCTTATTGTTTCGACCGGTGTCTGCCAATACTCTGCAAACAAAGCTAGGAGCTTCTCTCTCAATTCGCTGGCAGCTCTTTTCACAGCCATCCCCATTGACCAACAGGATCTGCTAGCAACCGTCTGCCAGTCATAAGGGTGGCTCTGAGTATCTGGATAATATACTTTGATCCAGTCGTAAGGAATCCCGAGTTCTTCAGAGACGATCTGTGCGAAGGCGCTGTAAGTACCCTGCCCCATGTCCATCGTCGCAGCCAGCACTTCTACGGTCCCGTCTCCGTTTAGCTTGACAATAGCGGACGAAGAGGCGTCTGCAGGAATCGCAGGCGCTTTTATTGCCAGCGCGATCCCCTTTCCTCTCTTCCATCCCTTCCGTGTCGCCGGTTCTTCTTTGTGCAAATCCATCTTCTCTACCACTTTGTCGACGATCTTCTCAAGAGCGTGATCGTGCATTGGCATCCCCGTGCAAGTTGTCTGGCCCTTCTTGATAAGGTTCTTCTTTCTGAACTCGACCGGATCGATTTTGAGCTTGTGGGCAACGATATCCACAACCACTTCCAGAGCACTCATAAGCTCCGGCAAACCAAAGCCCCTATACGCTCCCCCAAAGGGTTTGTTTGTGTAAACCGCATAACAGTCTGCCCAGACGTTGGGAATGTTGTATGCTCCCATTGAAGTGTACCCGGCGCTCCTGACTGGATTTGCACCATATTCGGCCGAGATTCCAGTATCGAACCAGAACGTGTTGCGGATTCCCTGCATTAATCCATCGTCGCTTACCGCCATTTCTATTCTTGCAACGAAACCCTGTCGAACCCATGAGCTCAACATAACCTCTTCTCTTGGAATGAAGAGTTTCACAGGTCTTCCTTTGATGTCTTCGTCCATCGCGGCGGCAAGACAGAGAGCCTCGACTGTCATTCCTGCCTTTCCGCCAAAGCCTCCGCCTATCGGAGGAGCAATCACTCGGATCTTATGAAGAGGATAATTAATACCTTTGGCAATAATGTCTCTCACTGTGAAAGGAGACTGCGCGCTTGTCCAGATCGTGATCTCTCCAGACCCAGGATCCTGTTTGCATATCGTACAGAAAGTTTCAATGAAACCGTGAGCGATCTGAGGGCAGGTTATTGTTTCCTCGAAGACATGAGCAGAATTCTTGAATGCTGCCTCCGTGTCCCCCTTTCTAATTCTGAACCAGTTTGCGATATTGGTGTTCGGCTGAGGTGTTATGAAATCAACATGCTCGTACTTATGAAGATCCGGATGAACCAATACTGAATTATTCGTCGCTGCCTTCACGGGGTCAAAGATCGCTTCGAGTTCGCTGTACGTTACCTTGACTTTTTTTGCTGCTTCCGATGCTGCCTCTTCGGTCTCGGCAACTACAAGAGCGACGGGTTCTCCAACATATCTCGCTCTTCCAATGGCCATGGGGGTTCTGTCCTTCAAATATAGTCCAAAGTGATGGGGGAAATCCTCTCCTAAAAGGACCTTCAACACTCCAGGAATTTTCAGAGCTTCCGAGTCATCGACGTTCAGGATCTCTCCATGAGCCACAGAGGAACGGACAACCGCTGCGTGAAGCAGTTCGGAGCCGAACCTCAGGTCGTCGGCAAACTGAAGTGTACCTTCGGCCTTTTCCAAGTCATACTTCCTCGGCAGCCATTTCCCTATCCCAGTCTTCGTCTTAATAGTCTTCACGCGTCCCACCTCCTCCGTTATTTCCAGAAAGAATGGCGGCACTCTTTTTGACCGCTCTGATGATTGCAAGGTAACCCGTGCACCTGCAAATGTTTCCCGAGAGGGCTTCCCTAATCTCTTCATCTGAAGGAGAAGGATTTTTCTTCAGCAGTGCGTAAGTAGTCATTACCATTCCAGGAGTGCAGTATCCACACTGGATGGCGCCTTCATCGATGAAGGCCTGCTGAATTGGATGTAGTCTTCCTTTCTTCACAAGTCCTTCGACGGTGAGAATGTCTGCACCCTCGGCTTCTCTGGCAAGAATAAGGCATGACTTTTGGGGAAGGCCATTCATTATCAAAGTACAGGCTCCACATTCTCCCTCTTCACAACCCCTCTTGAGACTGGTAACGCCTTGCTCTCTTAGGGCATTTAGAAGTGTCGTTCTATCTTCAACAACCAGAGTTGTCTTACGGCCGTTGAGCGTAATGGTTACGCGCTTGTCCTTCATTTGTGAACACCTTCTCCCGCAGGTCTTTCAAGACAACGAGAGATTGCTCTTCTCGTCAGTTCGGCAATCATCTCGACCCTGTATTCTCTGGAGGCTCTCACATCCGTGATGGGATCGACTGCATCGGCCGCTAATTCTGCAGCTTGGTCTATTACCTCGTCATCTATGTTGCTGCAGGAGTTAAGCAGCTTTTCAGCCTCAGTCGCTCTAAGGGGTCTAGCAGAAACGGCGCAGAAAGCAATTCTGAACTCTCTGTTATCACCCTTGAAGAGCGTGCAACAGACGGCAGCCTGAGCGATATCTAGAGCCTCTCTTCTTATTGCTTTGAGGTAACAGCCGCTGGTCTCCACTGCTGGAAGAGCGATCCTTATTCCTGTGACGATCTCATCGGTTCCAAGAGAGGTTCTCTTTGGTCCAGTAATAAACTCCGAGACCGGAACCTTTCGACTGCCGTTCGGTCCCGTGATCTCGACTTTCGCGTCATAGCAAACCAGAGGTGCGATCATATCTCCTGAAGGGACTGCGGCACAGACATTTCCGACAACTGTGGCACGATTCCTTATAAGTGGATCCGAGTGTGCCTTGCATGCCTGAACCAAAGCTGGGAAGTAACGATTCAATGAATCGTCTCCGATAACTTCGTTGAGAGTTACCAGCGCTTTCACTTCAACGTTGTCCTCGTTCACAACTATTCCTTTGAGTTGCTCCACAGCCGTCAAGTCAACGATATAGTCGGGTTCCTTAATAGACTTATGCAGCCATACAATAACGTCAGTGCCACCGCTCTTAACCATGGCCTTATTCCCATGGCGCTGAAGCGTGTCCAGTACCTCCGAAATCGAGCGGGGTCTTTCTAGAACGAAGTCACGCATTCGCTATCGCCACACTTTCAATAAGATTTATTCCTCTTCGTCGAAAGCTACAATTCTGCTTATACACGACTCTCCGCCGACGAACCGCCAGGGGAAGCAACCTATTACCATTCTTTTGTCAAGTATCTTGTCTATCTCTCCGCCGACGTTTTCTGCGTGAATAATGTCATATGGGAAGAGAAGAACATGCATCAACTGGTAGTCTTCGTCAGGAAAGATCTCTTCGAGTGACTTCCCGTATTTCTCATGCATATAGTGATCGCACTCTTTTGCCTGAACCGGCATCCACTCACGAATCTTCGTGTTCATTGGATGGTCGGCCGAACCACAGTCGACACCTATCCACTTGATCTTCTTCATTTTGCACCACTCTGCGAATTCCCTGGTTGGTCCGGGGTGTTTTATCATGTATCTTACTTCGTCGGCCTCGGGCTGATCGTAAGCATATTTGTGGTATCCAGTGTTGATAATAAGAATATCGCCTTCTTTCACCTCTACTCTCTCTTCGATGTCCTTGGAAGTGTAGATTCCATAGTCTTCTGCGATATCCGAAAGATCAACTATTACTCCGGGCGCAACAAGTTCATTGAGAGGTATGCTCGCGATGTCTCTCCCGTGAGTGCAGAAATGCAACGACCCGTCCAGATGAGTCCCAACATGGTTGGAATGCGTTAGAAGCTGTCCGTTTGCACCGTTTGGGGCAAGCCTCTTGAAAAACTTTATCTGTAGGGGCTCATAGGTTGGCCATGGTGGTGTTAGGTGGCTGATCGGTTGCGATAACTCGTAAATCCTTATCTTGTCCCAGTTCTTCGGTACCATAAACTACCTCCTCTATTTGGAATATTTCTCAACGAATGCTTCAGCTGCCTTGACAAAGGCTTCAGACGGCATCCTTACTATTCCCGCTCCGACCTGTCCTTTGCCGGCCTCTTTGTGAGCCGCACCGGTGTCGAGGATTGGAGTGATGCCCGTTTCCACGACTTTGATCAAATCAATTCCCGTAGGAGTTCCGCGAAAGTTCAGTACGGGAATCGTGAAATGCTTGTTTTCTCCCACACAGATCTCATACATTTCCTTCGTGTAGTTAACCGCGTCCTGAGGGGTGCCTCCGACGAACTGAACGATCGCAGGCGCTGCGGCCAATGCAAATCCGCCAACTCCGTAAGTCTCCATAATTGCGCTGTCTCCTATGTCTCGATTTACATCGTCTTTCGTGAAACCAGGAAATAGCAGGACATCGGGCAGAGCCGCCTGACAGGTAAACCACTCGTTCTCTATTCCGGCAATCTGTATTCCGAAGTCGGTGCCGTTTCGAGCCATGATTGTAATCATGCTGGAACCCTCTACATAACCGACGCTGTCAAGTGAGGCCTTTGCCGCGGCCATTCCAGGATTCAAGAAGAAGTGATCATTGCCTGCCATAAACTTCACAACCCTGGAGAGGTTGTGATTACCCCGTTCCGCGTCTATCAAAGAAGGAACAAGTGTTCTAATCAGAAGTGAAGTGGCTGCCCTGTTGCGATTATGGAGTTCATCTCCCATGTGGAGAGACTGAGAGATCAAGCTCTTAAGATTGAGGCCACCATTATCTTCGACGTATTTTCGCACCCCATTTCTCAACACTGGATAAAGAACTTCACGCATCCAGTTCAGTCTTTCTATGACCTCTTCGCTGAATGCACCCATTCGCAAGACCTTTCCGAGGCCCTCGTTAAGAGTCGCATAGCCTCTCCTTCCAGAATTCTTTTCTTCAACTACCCATACCGGCAGATTAGGAGATATTATTCCTGCCATAGGGCCGACCGAGTTGTGGTGATGGCAGGGTTCAAAAGTGATTTCTCCTTTCGAAGCCAACGCTCTCGCCTTTTCCGGAGTTTCCGCCCAACCTTCGTAGAGAATTGCGCCTGTTATGGCGCCTATCATAGGGCCCGACATCCTCTCCCAAGTTATGGGCGGACCGGCATGAAGAATCATTTTTTCTCCGAAATTTGGAATAAACTCTTTGGCCATTCCGAGACCAACAATCTGGGGTTCGGCCTTCAAAAGCCTTTCAAACGCTATAGAATTTGCTTTATCGATGTCATTCAACCTCTTCACCTCTCAATTTCCTCAATCTATCCATCAACGAACTTTTGGCAAGAGGAGGTCTCCAATTGACCTTGACCGCCGGAACCTCTTGCTCCAGAAGATCGAGATAGAATCTCTCCATCCCAAGGTTTATTACTTTTGGACCACTGTTTAGCAAATCTTTGAACGACAAGATTATCGCTCCCTTCTTGAAATGAGACTCGAGGCCAGAAGCGCGGCCCTGGCATTACTCTCACAGACTATGACACCTGCATCTTCCAAAAGAGAAATCTGTTTCGCCAGGTCTTGAGGGTCTCCCGCTGTACCGCAAACATAAGCAACATAAACCGGCTTAATTTCTCTTTTTACCGCTCCGATAGCCTCTGCAACTTCTTGAGATGGGTTTTCCGCACTCCCATATCCCAGGACTACATCAAAGAGAACAACAGCCACCGAATTATCTTCCGACTGCTCCTTAAGCTGCTCGGCCCTGAATGAAGGATCTATCATGGGATGCAGTCTCCCCTGAGTGAACTCGTCTTCTCCGTAATCTATGAACGAATGACCTATGGGTTTCAGACTGTTCTCTAGCTTGAATTCCTTCCTTAGAGGCGCATTGCTGTAAATAGGGTTGATGTAAGACTGTGCGATGTACTGGGCTTCGTAGCAGAGAGTGCCACCGGTGAAAAGACCCCTGACATATTTCCCCTGAACCTCTTCAATGGGCCTCCAGCCTGAAAGGCTAGCGTACTCGGCTCTCAACTTGTCCCTCGCAGCTGACACCTCTTTGCCATTAAGAATCGCCTCTGCAACGACGGCACATTCCTCGAGCTCTGCCGAATAATGCACTCTATCTTCGTCTTTCCCGCAATCATCCCCCATAAAGCAAATAACACAATCCTTTCCAGTCTTCTTCAAAGAGTTTAAAATCCTCTCTTTAACCTCAGGATCAGGCGGTTTTCCAACCGCAATAATCAGAGAGATCTCTGGATCATCAGAGAGTTCTCGTATTCCTTTGAGGAAAGATATCCCTCCGACGCATTCTTTAACGTCTCTGCCTCCCGTTCCGATCCCATGCTTAACACCGATGCCGCGCCTACTAAGCTGCACCATTACTTCCTGAAGGCCGGTACCAGAAGCCGCAACGATTCCAACAGGACCCTCAGGACATACATTTGAAAAGCCAAGGCCCTTTCCATTGATGACCGCTGTGCCACAGTCCGGTCCCATGACGATCAGGTCGTTTCTGTCAGCGTAATGCTTCAGCTTTATCTCATCTTCAGTTGCGACATTGTCTGAGTAAAGCATTACGTTCAAGCCGTTCTTGAGAGCCTTCATCGCCTCGGCTGCTGCGAATCTTCCGGGAAGCGATATCAAGGCAAGATTGGCGTCTCTCAACACAGCGAGAGCACCTTCAAGCGTTCCCGGAGTATACTCGGTGTCATCTTCTTTCTTCTTCCAAGGAGGAGATGCGAGATACGAACGAGCTGTTTCGAAGATCCTATCTATTTCGTCTTTTCTGTAGTCGATTCCGATTAACAGGTCATCCGGAGAAAGAAACCCCGCTTTGATTTCAAAGCCGGCAGCTTTCATGATGTCAATGTTCGCCTCCGTCGCCATGTTAAGTACCGCATCTACGACGCCATTAATTCTCTTAATTTCCTTGGCCACGAGCATCAACGTTACGCTATCGTAGTATTCGCCTCTAACGACCTCGATTTTCTTCATATGAACCTCCAGAAACGATATCGGCAGTTCTAGTAATAATTACTTATCAAATGTTTAATATTCACTCTGACAATTCGATAGACCCTACATAATAACTCTCATTTAAGACATTGAGATCTACTCAGATAAGCTGTGGATCACTTCCTCTCTCAATTCCGTAAGCGAAACCCGCAAGCCATGCTTTTCCAGAGGAGTGTCCCCAGTTAATGATTTTTCCTGCCCTTTTCATGACTTGAAAGGAGTCGCCTTCATTGAGCGCTAGTGCAAGTTCTATTCCTCGCTTCCAGAATTTTCCGTCAAGTGCATCCCTGATCATTTCGGACGAAAACCAGGTGGTTTTTCGACTGAGTGCTTCCTCTATCTCACTTGACAACTTCTTTGTGTTTCTCCCTTCCAACTTACAGGCCGTAATCCATCCGACAAGAAAATCATCTCCCGCCGGCGTGAGGCCCGGCCCAAGACCCACCAGTCTGAATGGTTCATCAAGGTTTTCCTGAATGCATTTGAGTTCAGCATTGTCCATTAAGCTTAGCCATTCAAGCCACAATCCCCTCATCTTTCTATCCGGCAGTCCGCTCATGGCTGAAGGATCGAATTTCACTACGGCGCCTTTTATATCGATTCCAACTTCGTGACCGCTTGCCATTGGAGGAAGTCCCTCGATCAATGCCGATCGTGGCAGGAAATCGTCATCATCGACTAGAAGTGAGTATCTTCTCCCTTGTTCGTCTCTGAAGTTCACAGATTTGCTGAATGCCGTCTTCACTGTGAGTCTATATGTACTCTCTTGCCAGTCTGAACTTCTTTCGTAAGGATAGAGGTAAATCATATAATGCCTTTTCTCTTCAGCTCTTCCATTTCCAGATCGCTAAGCCCCAGCATCCCAGCATAAACCTCCCGGTTGTGTTCCCCTAAGAGAGGGGCTGGCCCGGCAATCGAGGCCGGCGTATCCGAGAACTTTATCGGTACACCCGGCATCTTGACATTTCCACATCTGTGGGGAACTTCAACGATCATTTCCCTCGCTCTGATTTGCTCGTCTTCAAATATGTCGGCGATATTGTTAATCTTTCCACTTGGAATATCAAGCTTCCCGAAGACACCCAGCCATTCGTCTGAGGTTCTCTTTTCTAGTTCTCCTCCAAGGATTTCCATAAGTTCTTCGAGGTTTCTTACTCTTGCAGGATTATTGACGAATTTCGGGTCGTCACACATTTCCGGTCTTCCAATTGCCTTACAAAATTTCTCCCATAAGACGTCGTTCCCAACTGCGATATTGATAATCCCATCAAGCGTCTTGAAAGATGCAAAAGGCGCGATTGAAGGGTGCCTATTTCCTATCGGAACGGGCGGCTCGCCGGTCGCGGCGTACCTTGCGATGGCATTTTCCAAAACGGAGACCATGCTGTCAAGCATTGCCACGTCTACCTTCTGTCCTTTGCCGGTGAGATTACGGCTGTGGAGAGCGGCGAGAATTCCGATACAGGCGAAGGTTCCGCAGAAGATGTCTGCAATGGAACTTCCGACCTTTGTCGGACTGTTTTCGTCGGGACCTGTTATGCTCATCATTCCACTCAGGCCCTGAATGATAAGATCGTAGGCAGTTCTATGACTCATGGGACCGGAGTGCCCAAACCCAGATGAACATGTGTAGATTAGCCTGGGGTTGATTTCACGCAGTCTTTGCGCCGAAAAACCAAGTCTCTCGAATACACCCGGTCTGAAGTTCTCCACAAGTACGTCGAACCTCTCAATAAGCCTTTCAAGGAGCTTCTTTCCTTCAACGGTCTTGAGATTCAATGTAATGCTTTTCTTTCCTCTGTTTATGCTCATGAAGTATGCGCTGTCATCACCCACAAAAGGGCTGAACGATCTCGAGTCGTCGCCTCCTTCCGGCCGTTCTACCTTCACAACGTTCGCGCCCATGTCGCATAGAAGCATTGTGCAGAATGGACCTGCAAGAACCCGCGTAAGATCAAGAACGGAAATTCCTTCAAGCGGCTTTGACAAGTTCATCTCCTCCTGTATGGAATTCTTTTTGAAGGCTGAAAAGCGCTTTTACCTTCGCTGAGTATTCCCTTGTAGGAATCAAGGTTTCTATCTTCTATGTGGTCAAATATCTGATCTCTTGAAGCGCCCGGAGTTATCTTTCTTATAGGATCGGCCTCAAGCATCGCCGAAACAAACTCCTCACAGCCAGATGCCTGTGCCAGCTTCATCCCCGACGGGTGAACAATCATCGATGAGCCAAAGAAGTTTGACCCGCTTGAATCCTTACCGACTAGATTAGATGCAATCCAGTAGACATGATTATCATATGCTCTGGCCCTATTAGTGAGTTCCCATTGGTCGAAGGTTCTCAAAAAAGCAGAAGGACGACAGATGACTTCTGCCCCCTTGAGTGCCGTAACCCTTGCAAGTTCAGGAAAATCCCCATCGTAGCAAATCACTACACCTATTTTTCCTATCGACGCCGAAACCACAAGAGGATCCGACCCCGGAGTTGTCCAACCTCCCGCCGACAGTCTTTCAGTAGGGAAGGGATGGGTCTTCCTATATACACCAATCATCCCCTCAGGACCGACGATGGCTGCGCTATTGTATATGACAGCGCGCTCTTTCCCCCGTTCATAAGTGGGAAAGCATATGTAAGTATCGAACTCATGAGCCCATCTGACAGCTTCATCTGTAAGACTACCGGGGATGGAATCTACTACCTCCCAGAGAGACTCTGCGTTTCCAATCGGAGTGAACCCCGTAGTAAAGCTTTCGGGCAAAACCACGAGGGAAGCACCGGTCTCCCTTTTGCAATTGCCTATCAAGTGATAAGCTTTTTGAAGATTTACCTTGACGTTCATAGGTTCTGCTTCAAATTGAATGGCTGCCGAGACAAAGTTTTTCATGATGGGATATCCTTTCATTTAACAAAAAGAGCATCTATATGTCACAATCTAGCACATTAGATGCCAATTAAAGATGCGTTATCTACACACCCTACTGTCTGCCGCGAAATTGCTTTCACCATATTGGAAATCTGAAACAAGAAAAAAGCAGGAAAGGGCAATATCTCTGGACCAAAACGTTTTTCTCTGAACCGAGAGAAATTTGGTGGTTGTAGAAACAAAAACAAGTATTCGGCGCTCTTTTCATATGCTCAATAATACTTCCAATCGCTTCCCTATGATTTATAACTTATCGTCATTAAAATCCCATTGTTCGAAATTCGAAGTATCACTTGACTTGTAACATACTTAGGTTGTATAGTTGATTAATGAAATTCTGTGAGGGATTATGTATGATCGATAGCGTATATCTAAATAAACTGAATATGTTCTGGTGGTGGAGCAGCCCCTTCAATGGGGGTTAGCCTTTTGCTACCAGGGTAAACCCATACTGAAGGGGCTCTCATGATGGAGAGCCCCTTTTATTTTAAGGAGGTAGTGGCATGAAGAAGAGAACTGTAGTGAATTTGAAGTCAGAGGAGTTGCCGAGAAGCTGGTATAACATAAAGGCTGATTTGCCATTCAAGATGGATCCGCCTTTGAATCCGGCAACAAATGAAGTTATAAACCCCGAAGATATGATGGCGATCTTCCCAAAGTCAATCGTAGAACAAGAGATGAGTGAAGAGCGGTTCATTCCAATTCCCGAACCGGTTCTCGACGAATATGCGGTCTTCCGCCCGAGCCCACTCATCAGAGCTACCTTTCTTGAGGAGTACTTAAACACCCCGGCGAGAATATATTACAAGTATGAAGGAAACTCCCCGACTGGCAGCCACAAAACCAATACGGCTATCGCGCAGGCCTATTACAACAAGACCGATGGCATCACCGAGCTCACTACCGAGACCGGAGCCGGTCAGTGGGGTAGCGCCCTCTCTTACGCCGGAAGGAAGTTCGGTCTCACCGTAAGAGTCTTCATGGTCAGAAACAGCTTTCAGTCTAAACCAATGAGACAACACATGATGAGAATGTTCGACGGCACCGTGGAACCAAGTCCGGGAGAGAACACTGAAAGCGGAAGAAACTTCCTGAAAGACAGAAAGAACTTCTCCGGCTCATTGGGAATGGCAATAAGTGAGGCAATTGAAATCGTACTCAATTCAAAGACGAAGAAGTACTCCTTGGGAAGCGTTCTCGATCACGTTCTCCTTCATCAGACAGTAATCGGACTGGAAGTCGAGAAGCAGCTTGAAATGCTTGGGGAGAAGCCCTCTTCGATTATTGGTTGCCACGGCGGTGGATCTAACTTTGGCGGAACGATCCTCCCATTCGTAAAGAGAACATTTAACGGTGATGATATCG encodes:
- a CDS encoding xanthine dehydrogenase family protein molybdopterin-binding subunit → MKTIKTKTGIGKWLPRKYDLEKAEGTLQFADDLRFGSELLHAAVVRSSVAHGEILNVDDSEALKIPGVLKVLLGEDFPHHFGLYLKDRTPMAIGRARYVGEPVALVVAETEEAASEAAKKVKVTYSELEAIFDPVKAATNNSVLVHPDLHKYEHVDFITPQPNTNIANWFRIRKGDTEAAFKNSAHVFEETITCPQIAHGFIETFCTICKQDPGSGEITIWTSAQSPFTVRDIIAKGINYPLHKIRVIAPPIGGGFGGKAGMTVEALCLAAAMDEDIKGRPVKLFIPREEVMLSSWVRQGFVARIEMAVSDDGLMQGIRNTFWFDTGISAEYGANPVRSAGYTSMGAYNIPNVWADCYAVYTNKPFGGAYRGFGLPELMSALEVVVDIVAHKLKIDPVEFRKKNLIKKGQTTCTGMPMHDHALEKIVDKVVEKMDLHKEEPATRKGWKRGKGIALAIKAPAIPADASSSAIVKLNGDGTVEVLAATMDMGQGTYSAFAQIVSEELGIPYDWIKVYYPDTQSHPYDWQTVASRSCWSMGMAVKRAASELREKLLALFAEYWQTPVETISIEYGVVKCHKLGKSERIDERVQNGFKMPDGILKGGPIIGTGSFTPPDLIYPDPDTGQSSKVVAHFTLGAVGIDIEVDPGTGRILVNKVCAGYDVGKAITPINIKGQIEGGTVQGLSACLMEGLSYDERGRLLNPDFTDYKIATIMDAPTEIESFWEEVPEEISPYGNRGVGEHSMIAPAPALNNALFKATGMRIHSYPLSRERVHKALKAKEKGETDFWEWPYELDLAYMRAKKEW
- a CDS encoding (2Fe-2S)-binding protein — its product is MKDKRVTITLNGRKTTLVVEDRTTLLNALREQGVTSLKRGCEEGECGACTLIMNGLPQKSCLILAREAEGADILTVEGLVKKGRLHPIQQAFIDEGAIQCGYCTPGMVMTTYALLKKNPSPSDEEIREALSGNICRCTGYLAIIRAVKKSAAILSGNNGGGGTREDY
- a CDS encoding FAD binding domain-containing protein gives rise to the protein MRDFVLERPRSISEVLDTLQRHGNKAMVKSGGTDVIVWLHKSIKEPDYIVDLTAVEQLKGIVVNEDNVEVKALVTLNEVIGDDSLNRYFPALVQACKAHSDPLIRNRATVVGNVCAAVPSGDMIAPLVCYDAKVEITGPNGSRKVPVSEFITGPKRTSLGTDEIVTGIRIALPAVETSGCYLKAIRREALDIAQAAVCCTLFKGDNREFRIAFCAVSARPLRATEAEKLLNSCSNIDDEVIDQAAELAADAVDPITDVRASREYRVEMIAELTRRAISRCLERPAGEGVHK
- a CDS encoding cyclase family protein, which encodes MVPKNWDKIRIYELSQPISHLTPPWPTYEPLQIKFFKRLAPNGANGQLLTHSNHVGTHLDGSLHFCTHGRDIASIPLNELVAPGVIVDLSDIAEDYGIYTSKDIEERVEVKEGDILIINTGYHKYAYDQPEADEVRYMIKHPGPTREFAEWCKMKKIKWIGVDCGSADHPMNTKIREWMPVQAKECDHYMHEKYGKSLEEIFPDEDYQLMHVLLFPYDIIHAENVGGEIDKILDKRMVIGCFPWRFVGGESCISRIVAFDEEE
- a CDS encoding YlbE family protein; this encodes MKRLNDIDKANSIAFERLLKAEPQIVGLGMAKEFIPNFGEKMILHAGPPITWERMSGPMIGAITGAILYEGWAETPEKARALASKGEITFEPCHHHNSVGPMAGIISPNLPVWVVEEKNSGRRGYATLNEGLGKVLRMGAFSEEVIERLNWMREVLYPVLRNGVRKYVEDNGGLNLKSLISQSLHMGDELHNRNRAATSLLIRTLVPSLIDAERGNHNLSRVVKFMAGNDHFFLNPGMAAAKASLDSVGYVEGSSMITIMARNGTDFGIQIAGIENEWFTCQAALPDVLLFPGFTKDDVNRDIGDSAIMETYGVGGFALAAAPAIVQFVGGTPQDAVNYTKEMYEICVGENKHFTIPVLNFRGTPTGIDLIKVVETGITPILDTGAAHKEAGKGQVGAGIVRMPSEAFVKAAEAFVEKYSK
- a CDS encoding fatty-acid metabolism regulator protein is translated as MKKIEVVRGEYYDSVTLMLVAKEIKRINGVVDAVLNMATEANIDIMKAAGFEIKAGFLSPDDLLIGIDYRKDEIDRIFETARSYLASPPWKKKEDDTEYTPGTLEGALAVLRDANLALISLPGRFAAAEAMKALKNGLNVMLYSDNVATEDEIKLKHYADRNDLIVMGPDCGTAVINGKGLGFSNVCPEGPVGIVAASGTGLQEVMVQLSRRGIGVKHGIGTGGRDVKECVGGISFLKGIRELSDDPEISLIIAVGKPPDPEVKERILNSLKKTGKDCVICFMGDDCGKDEDRVHYSAELEECAVVAEAILNGKEVSAARDKLRAEYASLSGWRPIEEVQGKYVRGLFTGGTLCYEAQYIAQSYINPIYSNAPLRKEFKLENSLKPIGHSFIDYGEDEFTQGRLHPMIDPSFRAEQLKEQSEDNSVAVVLFDVVLGYGSAENPSQEVAEAIGAVKREIKPVYVAYVCGTAGDPQDLAKQISLLEDAGVIVCESNARAALLASSLISRRER
- a CDS encoding DUF2877 domain-containing protein codes for the protein MIYLYPYERSSDWQESTYRLTVKTAFSKSVNFRDEQGRRYSLLVDDDDFLPRSALIEGLPPMASGHEVGIDIKGAVVKFDPSAMSGLPDRKMRGLWLEWLSLMDNAELKCIQENLDEPFRLVGLGPGLTPAGDDFLVGWITACKLEGRNTKKLSSEIEEALSRKTTWFSSEMIRDALDGKFWKRGIELALALNEGDSFQVMKRAGKIINWGHSSGKAWLAGFAYGIERGSDPQLI
- a CDS encoding CaiB/BaiF CoA transferase family protein gives rise to the protein MNLSKPLEGISVLDLTRVLAGPFCTMLLCDMGANVVKVERPEGGDDSRSFSPFVGDDSAYFMSINRGKKSITLNLKTVEGKKLLERLIERFDVLVENFRPGVFERLGFSAQRLREINPRLIYTCSSGFGHSGPMSHRTAYDLIIQGLSGMMSITGPDENSPTKVGSSIADIFCGTFACIGILAALHSRNLTGKGQKVDVAMLDSMVSVLENAIARYAATGEPPVPIGNRHPSIAPFASFKTLDGIINIAVGNDVLWEKFCKAIGRPEMCDDPKFVNNPARVRNLEELMEILGGELEKRTSDEWLGVFGKLDIPSGKINNIADIFEDEQIRAREMIVEVPHRCGNVKMPGVPIKFSDTPASIAGPAPLLGEHNREVYAGMLGLSDLEMEELKRKGII
- a CDS encoding carbon-nitrogen hydrolase family protein, translated to MKNFVSAAIQFEAEPMNVKVNLQKAYHLIGNCKRETGASLVVLPESFTTGFTPIGNAESLWEVVDSIPGSLTDEAVRWAHEFDTYICFPTYERGKERAVIYNSAAIVGPEGMIGVYRKTHPFPTERLSAGGWTTPGSDPLVVSASIGKIGVVICYDGDFPELARVTALKGAEVICRPSAFLRTFDQWELTNRARAYDNHVYWIASNLVGKDSSGSNFFGSSMIVHPSGMKLAQASGCEEFVSAMLEADPIRKITPGASRDQIFDHIEDRNLDSYKGILSEGKSAFQPSKRIPYRRR